DNA sequence from the Oceanipulchritudo coccoides genome:
ACCTTCAAGGACATGGATTCCTTGAAGCGGTTTACCAAGAATGTCTTGAGATTGAATTTCGCAAGCGAGGTATTCCATTCGAAAGCCAGATTTCATTAAGGCTTCAATACAAGGATTGTCACCTACGGCACAGATACATTGCAGATTTCTTATGCTTTGAATCTGTGATTGTGGAAATCAAAGCCCATAAGGAATTGGCTAAGGAGCATCGAGCTCAGACAATTAATTACCTCAAATCAACAGGGTTCCAGCTGGGGATATTAATCAATTTTGGAAATCCAAGAAAACTGGAGTACGAACGATTCCTTAACCTGAAAAACGATAAGAAAAATTCGTGCAATTCGTAGTTAAATAACCAGCGTGCAGATGGCGGTGAGCTCGGCCTCGTCGATTTCATCAAACGCCGCCGGCAGGTCCGAGTCGACATCCAGCACCGCGCGCACGCAACCGGACTTGTCCATCACCGGAACGACAATCTCCGACTTGGTCGTGCTGGAGCAGGCGATGTGTCCCGGGAAGGATTCCACATCATCGATGCGCAGCGTTTTTGCCTCCCTTGCCGCGGCCCCACAGACCCCGCGCTCAAAAGGGATCACCAGGCAACCATGCCCGCCCTGGTAGGGTCCGATCTTCAGCAAACCTGACTTAACCACGCGATAGAAGCCGGTCCAATGGAAATATTCGAAACTGTTGTGCAGCTCACAGGCAATGGTGGCCATGACCGCAATTTCATCTGATTCGCCCTCAATCAATGCTTGGATGCGGTGTCGTACCTGCCGGTAGCGTTCTTGTTTTACAGACTGGTCCATTTCCAGAAAACTAACACGGAAAGCCTGTCGCACAACTGACAAAATGAGATTCGGGAAGGGCCGAGGGGAACTAATCCCTTGCATTTCCCAAAGCCCTGCGGCTAGCCTCCCCAGAATGCAGATATCATCAAACAGCGTTGTCTCAATGCATTACACCCTGACCGACCCTGCTGGCGAAGTCCTCGACTCCAGCCAAGGCAAGGATCCCCTCGCCTACCTGCACGGCCACGGAAACATCATTCCCGGGCTTGAAAAGCAGCTCGAGGGCAAAGTCGTCGGCGACAAGCTGATTGCTGAAGTCCCTGCCGCCGAAGCCTACGGCGAGCCCAACGACGACCTGGTTGTCGAGGCCTCCCGCGACCAATTCCCGGGAGATGTCGACCTCCAGCCGGGCATGCGCTTTCAGGCCCAGACCCCGCAAGGCCCCCGGATTGCCCAGATCAAGGCAGTCGATGGCGACAAGGTCACCGTCGACACCAACCACCCGCTGGCCGGTGTTGATCTCAAGTTTGACGTGGAAATTATCGAAGTTCGTGAAGCCTCCAAGGAGGAAATTGATCACGGACATGTCCACACGGGCAAGGACGGCCATTAATTTTGAGGCTTCTTCCAGAGGCCACAGGAATGGCTTGATTCCGTTCAGGAATTACGCCTAATTCCAAACTCGTCGGGCAAGCTCCCCTTGGCCGGCATAATCTAATTCAACACGGTGGGATGGCAGAGTGGCCGAACGCGGCGGTCTTGAAAACCGTTAGGCCGGAAACGGTCTCGGGGGTTCGAATCCCTCTCCCACCGCCATTTTTGCCTGCGACAACGCTCCTCCCTTACGGCCCGTATTCAAGCTCGTAGGGATAGTAATTCATCGGATACTGGGGCATGACCACGGTGTACTGGTTCTGCAGGTAGGTCACGAGGTCAATCATCTGCCGTGTGGTCATCTGGGCCGTCAAGTCCGGCATGATGGAATTGCCATCGGCGTTCATCAGGATCTTGTGGACTTCCGGGCGAATACTTTCCGAGGGATGAATGACCGCTGTCACCAGTTCCCCGTAGGTCTTCACGACATGGATCTCCCCGCCAAGGACAACATGCCATTCCTGTGGGCGGTCCGGCATTGGAAAATCCTTCGATCCTTTCACGGAATGGCAATCCATGCACCGAAGATCCCTGAAAGTGACCTTGCCTGCTTCAACATCTCCGGGCGGCAATCGAAACCCGACTGACTGGTCACTTCGCAACACCTTCATGGCGGTGCTGTAGCCAAACCAGAAGACGAGGAAGGCCATCGCGGCGATGAGGATGATAATAGCTGATTTGTTCGACTGCTTTTTCATGCAAACCTCCTATATGACTTATAGCCAATCAGGAGGATTGAGACAAGTTCAAACCAGCAGGGAGAGCGGCACCGGTACGGCCACAATCCCCGGATATCAATCCCGGATTATCAAAGGGGAATCCGAAGGCTTAAAAGAAGGCTCTACCGTACAGGTTGACCCAGCCGGAGCCTGCCTCAAGACCACCCGGACGGACATACATCCAACGCTCGAGGACATGGCTGTAGCCAAAATCCGTTCCGTCGACCATGACCAGCCCGAGGCTTTGCGTCCCTTCCGCCAGATCAGGGACATAGACCCAGCCACTGTCGGTCGCTACCACCTCTTCAACAGCAAAGAGCCAGTCGCCCGTCTTGAATGACCAGACCCACGGCGCCAGCGGAACATACACGCCGCCACCAATCCAGAATTGGGCAAAGACAAAGCCGCTCGGCTGAACCTCATAACCCGCCCAGAAACTGCCGTTCATATTGAACTCCATTTCATAGCCGGTGAGCGTCGCCACCAAAGCCTCCGGCACAGTGACCGCATCGGATGCTGTATCAATTCGCTGAAAATATAAGTTCACGATGTACACGGTATTGTTGTTAAAAGTATTTGCCGGGAATGTGAACGATGTGCGGGTGGGCAGGAAGCCGAAGGCGCCTTCCGGATGGAAGTCATCAGAGCTCCAGGAAAAGCTGAGTCCAAACTGATCATACCCGTCGATCCGGAGTTGGACAAACCCGGCATAACCGGCACTGATGCCGGGGCCCTGCCCCTCCGTGAATTCCTCCCACTCGATTGTCACCGGCTGAGTGACATCCAATGACATCAGGTCGTTAAAGTTGGTCACTTTTAACGGGGTCAAGGGATTGTAGCTGCCGATGGTGATGGTTTCACTGAACGCGCCCACTGAATTTCCCGTTCCGCTGAATGTGTATGTGCCGGGCGAAATGACGCCGGCCACTTGCTCCGGATTCTGGACCTCCGCCTCGATCCCGTATCCCGGATCCTCCGGCCAGAACTCAAGAGGCTCTCCTCCGGGAAAGGAGGGACCCGTAAACGTGCCATTCGTGATCGTTTCCCCGGAGGTGAAAATACCCGCCTCCACACTGATGTTATTCCCAAACCGGTAATTATAGCGAAAGCCGAAAGGAACCAGCTTGTCGGATGAGGTCTGGACCATGAATTGATCGTATCCAGCGATAATAAAGTCGATTTGGGCCTGCGCGCCAAGCGGCAGGAAGCTCATGAGCAAGAGGAAGAATGGGAATCGTGTATCCATGGAAAATGCTTATCAAAACAAAGGCCCCGCAGGCAAGGCCATATTAGTGTAGCTATGTGTTTCTAGTAGAAATACTAATTTTTGGCCTCGCCAAACTTACGGGCAAATGGAATCTGGAAAACCGGTCCAGCAACAACCGGAACATCCCGCCAGCGCGCAGAACATAACCCTTGCTAATAAGATGTATTAGTTGCTTAATGGGAGACCCCTTGCGATCGACCCAATAACAAAAGCGACTAAACCTATGAAGAAGCGAAATTTCCCATTTCTGACTACATTCAAAAGCGCGATTGCCCTGCTGATGCTGGCGACCCCGTTCTCTGTAGAGGCTGGCGAGGGCCGGCTTTATCCGGGCTTTGGCAATTACCATCGGACGATGACAACCGAGTCCGAGGAGGCCCAGGCGCTATTCGACCAAGGGATGCAACTCTTGTATGGGTTTAACCATGACGAAGCGATCCGGACCTTTGAGGCAGCCGCGGTGAAGGACCCGGCGGCAGCGATGCCTTGGTGGGGAATTGCCTACGCCCACGGAGTCAACATCAACGATCCTGAAATGACGGAGGAGCGATCCGAGGCAGCGCGCGAAGCGGCTGACAAGGCGCTCGCCCTTGCCGGATCGGCGACACCGGTCGAGAAGGCCCTGATCCATGCGGTATCGGCCCGTTACGAGTGGCCCGCGCCGGAGGACCGCAAGCCATTGGATCGCGCCTATGCGGATGCGATGCAAAAAGCCTATGAGCAGTTTCCCGACGATGCGGATATCGGGGCCATCTACGCGGACTCACTGATGAACCTGCAACCGTGGGATTACTGGACTGTTGATGGCAGCCCAAAGGGACGGGTTGAGGAAATTGTGGCGGTCCTGGAGAAGGTGTTGGCCACCCGCGCGGACCATCCCGGGGCAAACCATTTCTATATTCATACAGTCGAAGCCTCGAAGAATCCCGACCGCGCCATACCGGCCGCGGACCGGCTGCGCACCTTGGTCCCGGGCTCGGGACATCTGGTGCACATGCCCTCGCACATCTACATCCGGGTCGGTCGCTACGCCGATGCGGTGGACGACAACAAGAGGGCCGTGGAAGTGGATCGCGCCTATTTCAAGGAAGCTCCGGCGCCGGCCATCTATGCGATTTATTACGCGCACAATCTGCACTTCCTCTGCTATGCGGCCATGATGTCCGGTCGGTTTGAGGAAGCCATGACGGCAGCGCGGGATCTC
Encoded proteins:
- a CDS encoding GxxExxY protein — translated: MPLIYKEESFKIVGACFEVYNLQGHGFLEAVYQECLEIEFRKRGIPFESQISLRLQYKDCHLRHRYIADFLCFESVIVEIKAHKELAKEHRAQTINYLKSTGFQLGILINFGNPRKLEYERFLNLKNDKKNSCNS
- a CDS encoding GAF domain-containing protein, which gives rise to MDQSVKQERYRQVRHRIQALIEGESDEIAVMATIACELHNSFEYFHWTGFYRVVKSGLLKIGPYQGGHGCLVIPFERGVCGAAAREAKTLRIDDVESFPGHIACSSTTKSEIVVPVMDKSGCVRAVLDVDSDLPAAFDEIDEAELTAICTLVI
- a CDS encoding FKBP-type peptidyl-prolyl cis-trans isomerase; translation: MQISSNSVVSMHYTLTDPAGEVLDSSQGKDPLAYLHGHGNIIPGLEKQLEGKVVGDKLIAEVPAAEAYGEPNDDLVVEASRDQFPGDVDLQPGMRFQAQTPQGPRIAQIKAVDGDKVTVDTNHPLAGVDLKFDVEIIEVREASKEEIDHGHVHTGKDGH
- a CDS encoding c-type cytochrome, which codes for MKKQSNKSAIIILIAAMAFLVFWFGYSTAMKVLRSDQSVGFRLPPGDVEAGKVTFRDLRCMDCHSVKGSKDFPMPDRPQEWHVVLGGEIHVVKTYGELVTAVIHPSESIRPEVHKILMNADGNSIMPDLTAQMTTRQMIDLVTYLQNQYTVVMPQYPMNYYPYELEYGP
- a CDS encoding tetratricopeptide repeat protein encodes the protein MKKRNFPFLTTFKSAIALLMLATPFSVEAGEGRLYPGFGNYHRTMTTESEEAQALFDQGMQLLYGFNHDEAIRTFEAAAVKDPAAAMPWWGIAYAHGVNINDPEMTEERSEAAREAADKALALAGSATPVEKALIHAVSARYEWPAPEDRKPLDRAYADAMQKAYEQFPDDADIGAIYADSLMNLQPWDYWTVDGSPKGRVEEIVAVLEKVLATRADHPGANHFYIHTVEASKNPDRAIPAADRLRTLVPGSGHLVHMPSHIYIRVGRYADAVDDNKRAVEVDRAYFKEAPAPAIYAIYYAHNLHFLCYAAMMSGRFEEAMTAARDLEREMPEEPLMAFAGLIDGIMPANFHTLIRFGKWEQILEEPAYKDYRLVSNAVRLYARSIACSSLGRTEQAREEMAAFQKAMAAVPEDWHIFNNRVDKVLPIANAMIEGELLWREGKADEAFACLRAGIEAEDALVYDEPPGWMLPVRHALGALLMADGRAAEAEAVYREDLLRNRKNGWALTGLKLALLAQDKTDEANSLEPQLKEAWAKADFIPASSCYCEPGLSMK